From a region of the Arvicanthis niloticus isolate mArvNil1 chromosome 6, mArvNil1.pat.X, whole genome shotgun sequence genome:
- the LOC117711002 gene encoding schlafen family member 9-like, with translation METHPSLEVKQSYPDLIIYVGEVTIGEKDRNKMDSEKRRQEKTRITEAACALLNSGGGVIAMQMASKSEHPVEIGLDLEQSLRELVPASDLQAFFATKQQEDQFYIFVKSWSCSPEDDSTKPRICSLASSLYRRFLSSKVAMDSRVAFEFLEDKKRCVKCSPTDDRAPHAKIPRAICQNSFESNQAFEIFQSERLEFGQHLLFCESEFVEFKNFSPEEKKKRKRKKKFSTKHAYEYIKDTIPKYISAFANTQGGYLFFGVGDKSKTVQGCQKNKVDRESLKTVANEAISKLPVFHFCSSKDKVSYETRVIDVFKEGSLYSYLCVIKVEKFCCAVFSEAPVSWMVDKEKGVYSLKTEEWVRMMVDVGPEAASNEQSSLNDLSKDFECQLSLSNSPPRCRPVYSKKGLEHKVDLQERLFQVSPDCLKYTPESLWRELCSQHERLETLINQQMCSFSCGLLILSRSWAVDLNLKGKQGVICDALLIAENSPPTLYTIVGEQDEQDQDYCTRTAFTLKQKLVNTGGYTGRVCVMTKVLCLSSQNTETNGGSVSPIDYPHSYNLENIQEMQALLQALVIVLLNFRSFLSDQLGCEILNLLTARQYEILSKSLHKTRELFVHGLPGSGKTIMAMKVMEKIRNTFDCETDSILYICENQPLRDFIRAKNICQAVTRKTFMKYNFETEKIKHIIIDEAQNFRAENGDWYEKAKGITPKILWIFLDYFQTSHLQKSGLPDFPDQFPKEELTLVVRNADKIAEFLQQELKTIRDKPPYSIPPESLNMLHEFNWSQGVSGTCELIYLSLGKMVSYVADKCDFFLSNGYSPQDIAVLFSTDNDKKAYELMFLREIRKRRVSQRNVASVCLSNMFDSIRRFSGLERSIVFGINPYATEKPIFHNLLLCLASRARKHLYILKFPTLSTPEGHSSTVACLNEMYEVIGSITDDEIVKSS, from the exons ATGGAGACACATCCCTCCTTAGAGGTGAAACAGTCTTACCCAGACTTGATCATCTATGTAGGAGAAGTGACTATCGGAGAAAAAGATCGAAATAAAATGGactcagagaagagaaggcaggagaagACAAGAATTACAGAGGCTGCTTGTGCTCTGTTAAACTCCGGAGGAGGAGTGATTGCTATGCAAATGGCCAGCAAGAGTGAGCATCCTGTGGAGATAGGACTGGACTTGGAACAGTCTTTGAGGGAGCTTGTTCCAGCCTCTGATTTGCAGGCTTTCTTTGCAACCAAGCAACAAGAGGAccagttttacatttttgttaaatCTTGGAGCTGCAGCCCTGAAGATGATTCTACTAAGCCTCGAATTTGCAGCCTGGCCTCTTCCCTGTACCGTCGATTTTTAAGTTCTAAGGTTGCCATGGATTCAAGAGTTGCTTTTGAGTTTCTGGAGGACAAGAAGAGGTGTGTCAAATGCAGTCCTACTGATGACAGAGCGCCACATGCTAAAATTCCCAGAGCCATTTGTCAGAACAGCTTTGAATCAAATCAGGCTTTTGAAATTTTCCAAAGCGAGAGACTTGAATTTGGCCAACACTTGCTTTTTTGTGAATCCGAATTTGTAGAGTTTAAAAATTTCTCTcccgaggaaaaaaaaaaaagaaaaagaaaaaagaaattctctACCAAACATGCCTACGAATATATAAAAGATACAATTCCAAAGTACATCTCTGCATTTGCAAACACCCAGGGAGGCTATCTTTTCTTTGGAGTGGGTGATAAGAGTAAGACAGTCCAGGGATGCCAAAAAAACAAAGTTGACCGTGAGTCTTTGAAAACAGTGGCAAATGAAGCAATATCCAAGTTGCCAGTTTTCCACTTTTGTTCATCTAAAGACAAGGTGTCTTATGAGACCAGAGTCATAGATGTGTTTAAAGAGGGAAGTTTGTATAGTTATCTCTGTGTGATCAAAGTAGAGAAGTTCTGCTGTGCAGTGTTCTCAGAGGCCCCCGTTTCATGGATGGTAGACAAGGAGAAAGGTGTCTACAGCTTGAAGACCGAGGAATGGGTACGCATGATGGTGGATGTTGGCCCAG AGGCAGCTTCCAATGAGCAATCTTCCCTCAATGACCTGTCCAAAGATTTTGAATGTCAGCTGAGTCTATCCAACAGCCCTCCACGCTGCAGACCAGTGTATTCTAAAAAAGGACTGGAACATAAGGTTGACCTGCAAGAGCGATTATTTCAAG TGTCACCAGACTGCTTAAAGTACACTCCTGAATCGCTCTGGAGGGAGCTGTGTTCCCAGCATGAGAGACTAGAGACTTTGATAAACCAGCAAATGTGTTCTTTCTCCTGTGGTCTGCTGATCCTCTCTAGAAGCTGGGCTGTGGACCTAAACTTGAAAGGGAAGCAGGGAGTCATCTGTGATGCTCTGCTGATTGCAGAGAATAGCCCCCCGACACTCTACACCATCGTTGGGGAGCAGGATGAGCAAGATCAGGACTACTGCACCCGCACTGCCTTTACTCTGAAGCAGAAGCTGGTGAACACTGGGGGCTACACTGGGAGAGTGTGTGTCATGACCAAGGTTCTCTGCCTGAGTTCTCAGAATACTGAGACCAATGGGGGCTCAGTCTCTCCTATTGATTACCCACACTCCTATAACCttgaaaacatccaggaaatgcaggcCTTGCTTCAGGCCCTTGTGATTGTCTTGCTCAACTTCAGGTCTTTCTTGAGTGACCAGCTTGGCTGTGAAATTTTGAATCTTCTCACAGCCCGACAGTATGAGATACTCTCAAAAAGTCTCCACAAAACCAGAGAGCTGTTTGTGCATGGCTTGCCAGGCTCAGGGAAGACGATCATGGCCATGAAAGTCATGGAAAAGATCAGAAACACATTTGACTGTGAAACAGATAGCATTCTCTACATCTGTGAAAATCAGCCATTGAGGGACTTCATCCG GGCAAAAAATATCTGCCAGGCAGTAACCCGGAAAACATTCATGAAATATAACTTTGAAACGGAGAAAATCAAACACATTATCATTGATGAAGCCCAGAATTTCCGCGCCGAGAATGGTGACTGGTATGAGAAAGCAAAAGGAATCACTCCTAAAATTCTCTGGATCTTTCTGGACTATTTTCAGACCAGTCACTTGCAGAAGAGTGGCCTCCCAGATTTCCCAGATCAGTTTCCAAAGGAAGAGCTCACACTAGTGGTACGAAATGCAGATAAAATAGCTGAGTTCCTACAACAAGAATTGAAGACAATTAGAGATAAGCCTCCATACAGCATCCCTCCAGAGTCCCTAAATATGCTCCATGAATTTAACTGGTCCCAAGGTGTATCAGGCACCTGTGAGCTTATATACTTGAGTTTGGGAAAGATGGTGAGCTATGTAGCAGATAAGTGTGATTTTTTCTTGAGTAATGGCTATTCTCCCCAAGATATTGCAGTGCTTTTCAGCACAGACAATGACAAGAAAGCCTATGAGCTTATGTTCCTGAGAGAAATAAGGAAGAGGAGAGTGTCTCAGAGGAATgttgcctctgtctgtctttctaacATGTTTGACAGCATCCGTCGATTCTCAGGCCTGGAAAGAAGCATTGTGTTTGGTATTAATCCCTATGCAACTGAGAAGCCGATTTTTCACAACCTATTGCTCTGCCTAGCTTCCAGAGCGAGGAAACATCTGTATATTCTGAAGTTTCCTACCCTTTCAACTCCTGAGGGGCATAGCTCAACAGTTGCATGTTTGAATGAGATGTATGAGGTCATAGGTTCAATCACTGATGATGAGATAGTAAAATCTAGTTGA